TTCGTTTTCCCTGGTGATCCTCTCAAAAGCATTTTAGGCGTTattccattttgaaaacaacaacaacagcacacaaaaatacagcaacaaACCAAACAGTGAAAGACTTCCTGGTAGAATATCCTCCCAGCCTAGCTCAGGGCTGGCACACAAGAGGGTTGCCTAGTTGTACGTATCAGTTCCAGTCTCATATCTGGAGAATTCTGATACACTAGGCAGGCAAAGTTTTATGAATGGGATGGGTTTCATAAGacctttctccctctttccctagaagtcttttttttttttttttggcattcagATTTTATAGCAAAAGCTGCTACTTACCGGAACATAGATTCCCCCAAAGAAGACAGATATTCcagaaaaatttcttctgtgaCTTCAGTGTTCCCCAGGTCAACAACCAAGTCGGGGGGGCCAAGCAGCGTTCCTCCCTGTAACAATTAACATccagaaaacaacattaaagTCAACAGACTGAATTATTTTGGGGTCCGATGAATTGAGCTATGGTTTCTCTAGGCACAGAAGGAGGAACTTTTAGTTTATAAAGCAAGGAGCCCTACCGGCCTTCCCCATTCACCACCCAGAGAATGAGAGGTTATGTGCCGAAAGctctaaaatacagaagaattcTGCTTTAGAAGAATGGCCCACCAGTTTCACCTCTCCAATGGCAGAAAGGTCTGTCAAAGCATCAtggagttttttcttttttagtcttAAGAAGAGTTCCTTGAGTTGCCAAGTCTGCACGCAAAGACCATCCCCACAAAACCTAACAGTGTCACTCTGGCATCACATCTGCAGAGTCTGTCTATCCAGGGCATCATTGGTGGAAGCAATCCCCCAACCTGTATTTAGCTGGGCTTGAACCCGCTGTCCACATTCTTTTCCTCAGATGCCCAGGGCAACCATGGCAAGCAGACACATCCGGCTGAATTCAGAATTCTCTTCACTTGCTGCTTTTCTAAGTGACACAATCCAATCTGATCCGTAACCCTATCACAAAATTATCTTGCCAGAAAACTAAGGTCAACTTACAGGTGCACAGCTGGAGATTCCCCCACTGTCGAAGAAGAACTCATCCTTATGGACTATTATGGAGGTATGCCTGCCACAGAGAATAACAAACAggtgaaacaaaggaaatatttaaccTAGCACATTAATCACCAGTAAAGATACGTGGTCAAGGTCATTGCGAAGTCAgtaactgaaggaaaaagtcAATGTGTTTCTGTGAGCACGAACAGTATCTGCtgagacaggaaaacaaacgGAAACAATGATTATCGACCCTACCATAACACTGTAGGAGGCTGGGAAGAAGGGCTCAGCTAAGTGCCTGAGCATGAACGAACATAGGAAGATAGGGACTTCCACACCAGCGTGAGATCTCCAGCAGCCCCGTTCTGCTAAAGGCTTGAGGGTGAAGTTGCAGAGATAGTTGCAGAGCTagctctgtctctctctgctgACAGAAGGGTCTGACTGATAGTAACCCCCTGAGAATAAGGTCGGGCGATCACTAGAGATGGCTTGAGAGAGACAGAAGGTCGtcgcctttttttttgttgttttaaactttCTGAGCATGACCTACAGCAAACTAGGAAATGATTTGCAACTGAACATAGCCCTGGTTCTTACATACCAGGAGGCTAGATTCTCTAATACCTTCTTCCCACCTACTCTTCTACTCTCACGTTCAGTCCTGCCTGCAATTAGAAGACAGTGTCTGGGACAAGGACGATACCCTGAACCCTTGAAAACGGGTACAAGAGAGCACAAAACACAACAATGACTAGAAACGCTGTTCTCATGAGATCCTAGCTTTGATTCCAGAGGTTTAACCAGCACCTGACTGTACATAATTTTACTGTCAATCTGCATTCAGGACCAGAAAGTGCCTTGGTCTCTCTTCAGTGCTAAAGTGTTCTTAAGGTCTGCAGCATATATAATCTCATATCGATAATGCTTCCTACGCCACAGGAGTTAACACACATTACGCAAGTTAAATCTAGTCACTTACCAGATGCCTTCCAGCTGTTTCCCTGTatgcagaaaaaagaagataGTTGTTAGCAATGTATTCTCCAAATTTCAGCCTACCTTCTGTCAATCACAAAGGAACCTCGCCTATTATTTCACCATGACAGCATCCCCAAAGACGCAACTTTCATCCCAGAGTCACTTCGAAAGAAGTggcatgtcttttttttcccccaactaAACTACTCTATCCACACCAGTGCCttacatttttcctcctgcatgCAGAGCTGGCAATTCCACCCTACCCTGCCAGTGCTTACCTTCCTTGGGCTTTTGCCTACAGACCAAGGAAAGAAACCTTATCCTACAGAGTCTTCAGTCAGGACCAGAATAGTTGAGTTTTGCACTGATTTCACAATCGCAAGCGGTCTGCCAGCACAGAGcactcagttttctttctcaatgACTGATCTGACTTGAACCAATTATCTGTGGCGATGGTCTCTACAATCAGCTGTCCCATGGCTTCCCCACCTCTTAAAAACTAAGTGAACGTGCGGAGGGGAATTAGTGTTGCAACTTATACAAGTTATAAAATCAAACTCTGTGTTTTGTagaacacagcagcagcaacgaTACACATCAGGCACAGCTAAACTGACAGCACAACTGCGTCTTAGAGAGAGTCCCTTCTGAAATTCTTTTCCAGTTCcctgacacatttttttcaagtgtcCTCAGCACACCACCTCACACACCACTGTCCTCCGTATCCAGGCAGCACCTCTCCCGAGAACTTTTGTTGTCATAGCCTCACTTTTAGATGCCAGAACGTGATTTGATCACCTGCAGGTTTCCTAGAACTAGACCAAGAACAGCGTAGACAGATGACAAAAAAGCCAGCTGAACACGAGAGGCATTGTGCCAGTAAGAATTTGTTAAGAAAGTGCTGCTGGGCTAACTGTGGGCCAACAGCCTTTGCTCTGGTTTGCACACCATCTGCTTGCATCAGATGGGCATCAGGCCTCCCAAAGCCCGCTGCAGACCTCAATTCCTGAATTCTAGGCCATCACGTCCAggtattttcctcttcctctcaaCGAAGCTTCCGAGCTctggtctttttaaaataaagaaataataaccaGTTCTATTCAAACGCTTGTGACAATAAAACTTTCCTTGGCTATCTTAAGAGCCACCGCCTTGCCAATCCTCCGATGAGGATAATCCTTCAGGACTTCCAAGAAAGGGACGCCTACGTGTCCAGGTAAGGAACGAACAGTCACCACTGTAATTTCCTCACTTAAGTTTGACGCAAAACAGGCACAAAAAATAGGTGTCTGCTTCAGATGAGGGTCACACACGAGTGGAGGCAAGGAAAAGCCTGACTGATGTCTGTACTGTCACAACGAAGTGAGCATACACGGCCTCGTTGTAGGTGGACTGATCTGTCACTACCGTGGCCCGCAGCCAGGCAGCAAGCATATTCTGTCATCCTGCTGCACAGAAACGTGGGCAcggagcaggagggaggccaAAAGATAGCAGCAGCGATGAGAGAAGCGCAGCAGCGTGTCGCAACATCTCAGGAGGATCTGCTGCCCCTTGAGCATGTCCCACCCCACTCAACTGGATCCTCCAGCCCTTGTCCCACACCTTGCCCATCAGAGCTTTTGCCTCGCATGCCGGAGCTGCCAGAAAGCGGTGACAGCACAGCTCATCAGCAACAGCAGCTAGGTAGGGCACAGGGCACTGCCTTCAGCAGCTGGCCTACCACCTTGGCGTTGCACACTTCATGTTCTCTTTATCTTAAGAAATTAATGCATGTTTGTATTCACAATAAATCACCGTTTTCCAAGAGGAAACGGTTTCAAAGGCAGCACAGACCAGAATCGTACCTGCACCCTTGTATGCTAAACGCAAAAAGAACATCTTAGTATTTACTTTCACGCGTACGCACACTTCTCCAGCAAGCAACAACGAAAGGCTTTCTACAGAGTCGCCAGTTTGCACCTAGATTCTGCGTGCAGGTGAAAGTCACTGCAGACACCGACAACGTCACAGGTGCTACTGGGAGCCTGCTTATCTGGCTACAACACCCACCTTAAAAGATCActgcagcaaaagctgcacacacGGGGCTGCTCCAGCAAGACTGCAGCCAGCAGGTTAAGGCAGGCGATCCCGCCCCTCTGTTCAACGCTTGTGAGACCTTTTCGTGCTCGGTTTTGAAGCCCGCATTACAAAAGGTACTGGGTTGATGCACTGGGCTGGACGACTCACTGTACGAAGGAGTGGGTGAGAAAACTGGGTCTGCTCAGCCTCAAAAAGAGAAGTCCATGAGTTGTTATTGCTGCCTACAGTTACCTAATGGGTATAGAGAAAAGGGAGCCTCGGTTCTGGAGATGCTCAGAACTCAACTGCTCAAAGCCCCAAGCAATCTGTTCTCACTGGATCTACCTTGAAcaggacctccagagatccctttcCACCACTGTGGTTCCCTGATTGcttgaaggcaaaaaaaagcaaacaattcaGGGAAGGAACTTCACATTAATCTGTGCTCCAGCCGGGGGggctcctccctgcctgctACACCCCAAGTCCACAGTCAacaacagcagagcagctctgggctAGCACAGCTCCAGGGCAGGTCTGTCTGAGGCCAGCTTCTGCCAGGCGCTGCTTTGAatggagctgctgtttctgcttaaCCCCTCTAAGACACTAACCAGGCTGGCACCGTGGAAAACACATGCCAGATCTGCAGTGCTGATGACAACAAGGCACCCACGGTAGCTCTCCAGCATGTCgcagacaaaacaaaatccctttCTGCCACTGGTGGGATGTGCTTGGCTAGAGAAACCACTTAGGAATGCAGTGCAAGCTTCCCCGATGCCAACGCAGTTGGGCAGTCCCACAGCTGAGAAAGCTGCTGTTCGGAACCACGGCTGCATCACCCAGAGACAGCCAAGGCCAAGAGCTGCCGGCATGCTGCTGCAGTTTCACTGCCACACTCCTAAGAAGCGGAAGTAAAGCAGTTAGGACAGCCTGAATAACAAGTTATGCCTTGTATCACGGACAatgcccagcagcaggcacaaaaTACATCGCTCGCAGCCTCTGAAGGTACAATACACACGCCAGCCCTAACCGTACGGCCAAGCAAGGATCTGCACTGCTGTTCCCACAGCCAGTTGCCCAAGGCAAGTTGTATCCAGGCCCGGCAGCGACACTTCCAATaaacctgctgctggcagcatcGCCCAGCTTCACAAATAGAAGGCCAGGCTTGCCAGGGAGCCGCCCCAAATCATCCTAGAACAGGAACGTCCAGATGGGACGGTATTTGTTGGGCATCTGCTGTTCATCCAGGTAAGGCAAGGTAACAACAATAAGATGCACAGGGAGTTTAAATACTCCAAGAGACTTCCAGGTGTTGAGAAGGAAAGGGTATTGCAAATTTAGCTGAAGGCACGTAATCAAACAACAATTAGTGCACATGGCCAAGTTACCAGGTATCAGCTGTCCCGCTGTAATCATCTGTGGGCAAGCTCAGCCTGCAGTAAACGTGGGGTAATTCAGTTTAATTTCAGCTGCTGCCATTACAAGCTGACGTGAGGCAGATTACTCTGTCACAGATGAAGAACACGGGCACGGAAGTTACTGTGCCATAGCTGTGAGATTCCAGGATGACAGCTCCTTAAGCTTTGGCAGCCCGATCAATACCCGACCTCTTAAGTCTTTCTTTCACTTGCTTAGGTGCTCATATGGATATTTCCTGAAGATACTCAGTAGAACTCAGGAAGGGATGTCAATTATGCATAGATCTGTGCACTTAAGCATCTCAAAGATTTAAATAGCTGAATGAGGCCAAGTTTCATCTGGCAATTAAACGTGTTTTTTGTCGTTGCTggctattatttttgtttataacaTTCATAGCGCAAATAGCTTTCTTGCTCAAGTACGTACCATagaaatatgagaaaaacacaacattCAAATGCGTTAAAAAATTGCAGGAGCCTCAGCGTAGTTACAGGAACAGGGAGAATGGAATGGATTCGTTTGTCGTGCTGATTCAGGAGACTGCCATCATGAGCATATGAgggtattttgaaagaaaacaaacctgaatAATTTTAGAATATAATCAAATCAGATTACTTCCACGCTTGGGTTTATCTGGAAGGCCAAGCAAAAGGAAGATTAGATGCTCACCAGTCTATTTTACAGGCAGAGTCAATTTGTTAATCTTGTGGCCCACGTGATGTCATTTATTCCCATGCATTTTAAATACCAAGTGAAAACAGAGTTTGCATATTAATTCAAATTATTAGACTGAAGGGCAGAAGAGCTGAGACTTGAAGGAATTATATAAGGAGATGGATGTTTATCCCATTCAGAGCTTGTCGTTCGTCCCTCAGTTCAAGAACAACttctaaaaatggaaaattagcCTAATTAGTCAAACACTTTCTCCTACATGATATCCAGGGTATTCAACTGAAGGAAAAGActaagagaaggaggagggtgcttcatttcccttctcctcaAGGTGCCTGGAGAGACCAAGCAGGGAAGACTGTGGGAGGGAACTGCCCTTGATTTTCAAGAAATCCCTAACAAGTGTTTTGGAGCAAAGCTGATCGGATCTCACAGCAGAGCACTTCAATGCTTTTTAGAAAGCGTGGAGGTGAGGTAGAGCAGTGTGCTGGGGCtaggaaaaaggaacaaagcacAAGGTACTTTCTTTTGGCAGTTATCTTTCACTCTAACTCTTTCTGGGCTGTTAGGTCCTTACAACTAAACGCACTACTGCCAGCCAACTCACCCTTAATTCGGCCGCAGTGAGCCAAAGCTGCTGCAGTAAACCGAGGTCCTGCCCATTCTGTGAGTCACGTGGGCAATAACCTCCGTTACAGGACAGGAGAACTGAAAGAGCtgcaagacatttttctttaagccCACGATGCAATGGGATTTTAATCTTCCTTAAAGATTTCTCTCAGTATCATCTTCAAAATCAGAAGAATTCAGCTTGCAGTGCTGTTATCCTCTCTGTTATCCACCTTTCACAGAGTCAGGTGGattccattttctgttctgcaaacaAATCTCGTTTCCTTCACGCTAACATTTATTACTATTAGATCACGTAGCTGGACAGACAAATGTAGTCTCACAGACTGAATGAGGGAGAGCAGACAGTACCTGCAGAGAAGGTAGAGCAACAGCACACAGAAGTTAAACGTGCCACACCTGATATCAGAGCCAATTGAACTTTAGTGTTTGGTCACTTATACCCtagaacagaaatattcacCAAAAAGTTACAGGAGACTCACAGAAAagtaacaagaacaaaaacagtctGGGTAAAAATGAATAGACTTGCCAAGAGAGGTGCAGATGTGCCCAAGGGGCACGAATAAGTCACTCCAAAACCTGCAACAAACAACGCTGCGTGGCTCTGCTGCTCAGGTACATCACGCAGCCACAATGGAGAGACCTGATCTTGAACGAGTCAGGATAAACTGATCCTCGAATGCTGCACGGACATAATACATAATACCTCTGGATCCTATTAGCACAGCTAAAGGCATCATGTGGTGATGCTCTCGCAGCAGCCAGCCCCGTGAGGAGGAATTCACCCCCTGTTTGACAGAGGGATCAGTTATCATAGAGTCACAGACTGGTCTGGGCTGGGAGGGACCTCAGAGATCCCctaattccagccccctgccacgggcagggacaccccccaccagaccaggttgcccaaagccccatccagcctggccttgagcacctccagggctggggcatccacagcgtctctgggcagcctgtgccagggcctcaccatcCTTATAATGAAGgctttcttccttacatctaatctaaacctacgCTCTTTTAGTTTAACGCTATTCCCCTTATCCTATCCCTATGCTCCCTGCCAgagcccctccccagctttcccgtAGGCCCCTTTGGGTACAGGCAagccgctgtaaggtctccccagagccttctcttctccagatcACACTTGTTTCTCCTCGCTAAAGCGCGGGTATTTCAATATAGGCAACGTTACAGAATTATCGCTCAAAGCAAAAGCGTTTCAGTCAAATGTGGTATCCACGGAAAGAATACCGTAAGTAGACTTGACAAACGTTTGGCGCCAAGTAACCCGATAAATCCTTTTCTCTTCAGCGTCTGACTTTCCCTGGTAACGCACAGCTTATGAACTGATGAAAGAGGAGGGGAAACAGCTACTGACCGCCTGGAAGTTAACGCATAGAGGAGGAGCGACAGTTTTAGAAGCCGAACGGGAATAAAACAGTTGGGTGCGGGAGGCAAGACGAGCGCTCCCTCCATCGCTTTGCTCTTCGGGAGGTTTCTAAAAGCAACCCGGAGGTACGACAGACCTGGGTGACAACGCACAGGAGACATTTAACttgaagggggggaaaaaaaaaaaaaagggggtgagGGACCAACCTACGCCGTGTCCCGCGGGTAACCCGGCCGGCGCCCTGCCGCTGCCTTGTCACTGTGACCAAGCAGGCCTCGCTGGCCCTGTGCCACCGCCGCCGAGCTGCGTCCCGCGGTGCTGTGAGGGATCCACCAGGGTTCCGAAGCGTCGCCTCCCGGTACCGGGCCTCCCAGAAACGCGGCACCGAAACACCTCGGGCGGGAAGCCCGCGGGTGGCGCGGGAAGCACCCGACCCACGAGCAGGCACCGTGTGTTTATTTATACGCAGAAAGCTGCGGGATCCCGGCACCCGCGGCGGGCAGCGAGGGAGCCCAGAGCCGCCGCTTGAcccccggcacggcacggccagGGCCGCCCCGTTCCGGTGCGGACCCGTGCCCGGACCCCCGGAGCCGGTGCTGTTAAAGGCTCCCGGCGCCGCTCCCCCCGTCCCCGAGCCAGCCGCAGCCGGACAGCCCCGGATCTCCCGGAACCGGGAGCCGGTCCTCGCCCCGCGGCCCCTTCCccgctcccccttcccctccccgccggCGCCGCGCTTACCGAGCATCAGCGGGCTGAGGCGGCGGGCCATGCCCTTGGACAGGTCGTACACGTAGAGCTGCACCGGGTGCAGCGCCGGCGGCTCCTCCATGGAGCCGCGCGGTGCCGGcagccgcccgccgcgccggggctgggggggggccgggcgcGAACCGGCGGCGGGGGCACGGGAGGctgtggcggcggcggcggcggggcgctgcggggtGCGCATGCGCGGCACGCAGGGACCGGCGGCGGCACTGCGCCGTTAGGCAGCGCGGCCGTTCCGCCCCGGGGCGTGGCCACGGGCGGGTGGGCGGGGTTTAGGGGTATTCCCTCTTCTCATTGGGCAGAGGCGCGGTGAGTGGCAGGCGGCGGCCGCCGGTGGGGGCACCGCCTCCATTttgcccccccccgccggccaTGTCGGAGTGGGTGTCCTACTACCGGGCCGAGCGGCCCGGCGACGACGAGGAGGAGCGGGAGGAAGGCGACGGCCATGAGGAGGGCACGGAGGCGGCCGGTGaggctccccgccgcccccccgggggcaGATCGAGGCCCCGGCCGGCGGGGGGCCCTTCTGCAACCCGttttcccccccttttctcCCAGGGGACTACAGGCTCTCGGGCCGGGACAGCCTCATCTTCTTGGTCGATGCCTCCAAGGCCATGTTCCAGCCCTGCGAGGACGAGGAAGCAGCGACGCCCTTTGACATGACCATGCAGGTGAGGCCGGGCGGCCGCCCCGCGCTTGGCGGGCCCCGAGCGATATTGGCATGCACAAGATTTATTTCCTTGGCCTCGCTTGTAGAAAGGGAACAGTAACGAAAAATAATAAGGCTGTGCactaaaaaaacacaaaacatcttaaaaagCAACATCTTGAACTCTTTCTCATGGTGAAACTTAGCTTAAAGCATTTGTTACGGTTCTGCCGTGCGCCAGAATCAACTCGTAGAAACTGCCAACTGCCAAAGACAAAAAACTTTTGCACTGTTACTACAACA
This genomic window from Cygnus olor isolate bCygOlo1 chromosome 1, bCygOlo1.pri.v2, whole genome shotgun sequence contains:
- the DESI1 gene encoding desumoylating isopeptidase 1, with amino-acid sequence MRTPQRPAAAAATASRAPAAGSRPAPPQPRRGGRLPAPRGSMEEPPALHPVQLYVYDLSKGMARRLSPLMLGKQLEGIWHTSIIVHKDEFFFDSGGISSCAPGGTLLGPPDLVVDLGNTEVTEEIFLEYLSSLGESMFRSESYNIFEHNCNTFSNEVAQFLTGRKIPSYITDLPSEVLATPFGQALRPLLDTIQIQTPGGNAFSRHNGQS